TTGGCTTTGTAATCGCGCATGGTAGCAGGAACTGCTCCATATTCGCCGGTTAATGCGTTCTTAACGGTATCGCTTTTATCGTTGAATGCGTTGATCGCACCAATCAGCATGTTGTTGGAAATGTTGTCGAGATGACCACGGTATTTCAGCCATGGACCTGCCATAGAGATATGGTCAGTCGTACATTTACCTTTTGCTTTGATGAGGAGTTTCAGTCCTTTCAGATCAATACCTTCCCATGCAGCAAATGGCGCCAGCAGTTGCAGGCGGTCTGATGTTTCGGATACTTTCACCTGCACTTTGCTACCATCGGCAGCAGGGGCCTGGTAACCCGCATCTTCTACCGCGAAGCCTTTGGTAGGCAGTTCAAAACCGGTAGGTTCGTCCAGCATTACTTCTTCACCGTTTTTGTTCTTCAGTTTATCTTTCAGCGGGTTGAAGGTAATACTACCTGCAATAGCCAGTGCTGTTACGATTTCAGGTGAAGCCACAAATGCGTGGGTAGAAGCGTTACCATCATTTCTTTTCGCAAAGTTACGGTTGAAGGAAGTGATGATAGAGTTCTTACGGGTAGGATCGTCTATATGACGCGCCCACTGGCCTATACAGGGACCGCAGGCATTGGCGAGTACTACACCGCCAACCTGGTCGAAAGTACTCAGTAAACCATCTCTTTCGATGGTGAAGCGTACCAGTTCGGAACCCGGCGTGATCGTAAACTCAGATTTCATATCCAGTTGCTTGTCGATGGCTTGTTTAGCCAGGGAGGCAGCGCGGGAAATATCTTCGTAGGAAGAGTTGGTGCAGGAACCGATCAGGGCTACTTCCAGTTTTTCAGGCCAGTTGTTTTCCTTTACTGCCTGTGCAAATTTGGAGATAGGCCATGCCAGATCCGGTGTGAACGGACCATTTACATGTGGTTCCAGTTCGTTCAGGTCGATTTCAATTACCTGGTCGTAGTATTTGGCAGGATCTGTATATATTTCAGCATCCGGGCGCAGGTGATCTTTCACCGTATCGGCCAGTGCAGCTACTTCAGCTCTGCTGGTTACCTTCAGGTAATCAGCCATTTTGCTGTCATAACCGAAGAGGGAACAGGTAGCGCCGATTTCAGCACCCATGTTACAAATAGTACCTTTACCGGTTGCACTCAGACTGTCGGCACCTTCACCAAAGTATTCCACGATAGCGCCTGTACCACCTTTTACAGTGAGGATACCGGCTACTTTCAGGATAATATCTTTGGCAGATGTCCAACCACTCATTTTACCTGTCAGTTTAACACCGATCAGTTTCGGCATTTTCAGCTCCCAGGGTAAACCAGCCATTACGTCAACAGCATCAGCGCCGCCAACACCAATAGCTACCATACCTAAACCACCGGCATTCGGGGTGTGGGAGTCAGTACCGATCATCATACCACCGGGGAATGCGTAGTTTTCAAGTACTACCTGGTGGATGATACCAGCACCTGGTTTCCAGAAACCAATACCGTATTTATCAGAAATAGAGGAAAGAAAATCGTAAACTTCTTTATTGGTATCAATAGCAGTCGCCAGATCTTGTGTGGCGCCTACTTTTGCTTGTATAAGGTGATCACAGTGTACAGTGGAGGGAACCGCTACTCTATCACGACCACAGGTCATAAACTGGAGCAAAGCCATCTGGGCTGTTGCATCCTGCATCGCTACACGATCCGGCGCAAATTCAACATAGGATTTGCCTCTTTCGTAAGGCGTGGTTGTAGGTGCATACAAATGAGCGTATAAAATCTTCTCGGCAAGTGTGAGCGGGCGACCTAACATCTTACGGGTTGCTTCCACCTTACCCGGTAGTGCCGCATACACTTTTTTAATCATGTCAATATCAAACACCATGGGAAAAAAATTAATTTAAGAGCGGTTAAAAATTGCATGCAAAATTAACTAAAAACAACAAGTTTTTAAATTAAATAGTACGGATTAAGACGGATAAACGGAAACCTTTTCTTGTAAGATGCTTTATCACACACAAAAAGACAGGGATTATCCTGCCTTGGTTACTGTTGGAATGCTTGTTTTTACGACCGGAATTCAATAAATTTGAAACATGAACCGGATTAAAGATTTCGTGGAATGGAAAGCGTTCGGTGTATGTGCTGCTATTGGAGATAAACTCGGAGTAGCCACTTCCCGCATACGCCTCTTTTTCATTTATGCCACTTTTCTTACGATGGGATCACCCGTAATCGTTTATATGATTCTCGCTTTCTGGGTAAATATGAAGAATTATATTCAGAACGCCAGGCGAAACCCTCTACGTTACCTCTAAGGTATTTTATAAGAAGATAGACCAGGATTAAACAGAAAATAAGGATTTACAGGATGGGTGCAGAAGAACAATGCGAATATCTTCGCTCACATCTCCAGTACCCATCCTGTAAATCCTTATTTTCTGTTTAATCATGGTCTGATCCTTTGTTTTTATTCCAGGTGAAAATTAGTCATTTCCAAATAGTGATTCTGCAATTCATTCAGGGTAATATTCTCTTTCAGATCCCGTGTTTCATCGCGGTAATGCAATGCCAGCAACGGTTGATGCCCTTCTCCATAAAATCTTACAGAAAAAGGTCCTCTCACATATAAAGTTCCTTTACCATTACCCGATGCCGCTTCATCTTTGTGAAACTGCAATCCTAACAAGGTTTGTTCATTCAGGTGAATAGGAAACAGATTTTCCAGGTCATACCAGAATTCATTTACCTCTTCCGTCAGAACAAGTGCTTTCTTTTCTTCATGATCTACCTGCAGCACCTTGCCAACTTTTTCCACTCCTTCGTACTGCGTAATAACGGTATCACCTGATTTTAAATGGTGCAAACTGATCATTGTGAGTAGATTTTAGTGTTTTATGAATTTACATAAAACACCTCAAAGCAACAAGCGTTTCGCTATTAACAAGGGAAAGCGGAACTAAAAACTTTTCACCACCTTCCTGATAGCCACCAGTTTTTCCAGTAATTCTTCCAGCAGGTCAAGGCGCAGCATATTGGCGCCATCGGATTTTGCTTTGGAAGGGTCGGGATGTGTTTCTATAAACAGGCCATCAGCACCGGTAGCAATAGCTGCCTGGGCAATGGTACTGATCATTTGCGGGTTACCACCGGTTACGCCGCTGGTTTGATTGGGCTGTTGCAGGGAATGCGTACAATCCATCACCACAGGCTCTCCCAGATGTTTCATGATAGGAATATTGCGGTAATCAACCACCAGGTCCTGGTAACCGAAAGTAGTACCACGTTCGGTCAGGATGATGTGGTCATTTCCAGCACCTTTGATCTTTTCCACTGCAAATTTCATGGACTCTCCGCTGAGGAACTGCCCTTTCTTTACATTCACCACCTTGCCTGTTTCAGCAGCAGCAATCAGGATATCCGTTTGCCGGCAAAGAAAGGCTGGGATCTGTAATACATCCACATAAGCCGCCGCCATAGCCGCTTCCGCAGCAGAGTGGATGTCCGAGGTTACCGGTACATTAAAGGCTTTACCTACATTTTGTAACAGTTCCAGTCCTTCTACATCCCCAATACCAGTAAAGGAATGCACACTGGTACGGTTAGCCTTGCGATACGATGCTTTAAAAATATAAGGAATCGCCAGTCTTTTGCAGATAGCAGATACTTTTTCCGCTACCGTCGTCAGTATTTCTTCTTCTTCAATCACACAGGGTCCTGCAATCAGAAAGAAATTGTCCGGATTATATTGCTCTTTGAACAATGATTTGAGATGCTTCATAATTATATAAACTATTGAGTCATTAATCGAAATGCAAAGGTACCAAGATTAAAGGATTTATAGGATTTAAAGGATGGAACGAGGATCAGGATTTTTTATTAATTATCATATATAGATATAAAAATTTATAAGAAGATATAAGAAGATATAAAAATGTATAAAAGGTATAAAAGACATAGAAAGATATAAATAACACAAAATTTCACAAATAACACCCATCTTATAAATCCGTTCATCCTTAAATCCTGGTCTTGTCATACTTTTGTAATCCTCAAACCTCTTACCTCCTTCCTTGTTACTTTTATTGTTACAGCATTGTCATGCGGGAAGGTGGGGTGTGCGGAAATACCGGTGAACCCGTTAATATTACGCTCCAATTCAAATAGTATAGTTTGTATGAAGAAAGATAAGATCCTGGTAATAGGTGCCTGCGGACAAATTGGCGTAGAGCTGACGCTGGCTTTGAGAAAAATGTATGGAGATGCCGGCGTACTGGCATCAGATCTTCGGGAGGAACATGATCTGTTGAAAGGAACCGGTCCTTATGTATCGCTGGATGTAATGAATAAAGAAATGCTGCATGTACTGGTCATCAGGCATAATATTACCCAGATCTACCTGCTGGCGGCGATTCTGTCTGCCACCGGCGAAAAAAATCCTTTACTGGCCTGGCATATCAATATGCAAAGCCTGTTGAACGTACTGGATATTGCAAAAGAAGAAAATCTTGATAAAATATACTGGCCCAGCTCTATTGCAGTTTTTGGCCCTAATTCGCCGCTACAGGATACACCGCAGCATACCATTATTGAGCCTACCACTATTTATGGGATCAGCAAATTTGCCGGTGAACGCTGGTGCGAATATTATAATAACCGCTATGGCGTAGATGTAAGAAGCCTGCGTTATCCCGGACTGATCAGCTATAAATCGGCGCCAGGCGGCGGTACTACCGACTATGCCATTGAAATTTTCCACGAAGCAAAGGAAAACCAACATTATACGAGCTTCCTGGCAGAAAACACCTATCTGCCCATGATGTATATGCCGGATGCTATCCGCGCCACCATTGAACTGATGGAAGCCGATGCTTCGAAAATTTCTGTGCGTTCCGCCTATAACCTCTCTGCTATGAGCTTCTCCCCAAAAGAAATTGCGGCAGAAATCAAACAACATATGCCTGCGTTCACGATCAGCTATGAGCCGGATTACCGCCAGCAAATAGCCGACGGATGGCCGGACAGCATGGACGACAGCCTCGCACGGACCGACTGGGGATGGAAACCCGAGTATGACCTGGTGAAGATGACGGAAGATATGATGAAGAATATATAGTGTACACTACACCTTATAAATAAAACGCGACGACCTGCAGGCAGGTCGTCGCGTTTTATTTATAAGGTGTAATTTTTAGTCAATAAATCCAACAGCTACTGTCGTGTTATTAAATTCATCGATCAGGATGAAGGCGCCATTGGCGGGGTTTTCATGATAAGAATCCGCGAAAACAGGCTGTGCTGTTTTAATGCTGATCTTACCTATATCATTCAGGCTCATTTCGTTTTTATCGGCTGTTTGCAGGTGGTTGGTCACATCTGTTACAAACTGGATCTGCTGCACTTTGGCCTTTACCCGGTTGATACCATGCTGTAACAGGTACGTTTTGCCGGTAGTCAGTTTCTGCTGATCCATCCAGCAGATGTAAGCAGCTATTTCTTTCCGTTGCTCCGGCAGTTCGTTGGTTTTAACCAACATGTTACCGCGGCTGCTATCTATTTCATCTTCCAGTGTGATGATCACGCTTTCACGTGCATTCGCCACCGTTAGTTGCGATTCAAATTGTTCAATCGTTTTGATCTTGCTTTTCTGACCTGATGGCAGGGAAATCACTTCATCACCTACCGTAAAATGACCACTGGCCACTTTCCCGGCAAAGCCGCGGAAGTCGTGGTGCTCGGTGGTTCTGGGTCTGATTACGCTTTGTATCGGAAAGCGTGCAGGATGATTTCTGTCTTCATGATCAAAAGTAATCCGCTCCAGGTATTCCAGCAGGGTATCGCCTTTATACCAGTTTATAGCGCCGGTGCGTGACGCCACATTTTCACCATATAAGGATGAAATGGGGATGAATTTTATTTCCTGTCCTTTGAAAGCGGCGTTGTCCAGCAGTTGCTGAAAGTCTTCCATGATCTGGTTGAAACGGGCTTCGCTGTATTCTACCAGGTCCATTTTATTTACGCATACCAGCAGATAGGGGATGCGAAGCAGGTTGGCGATGAAGAAGTGACGGTGTGTTTGTTCCACAATGCCTCTTCTGGCGTCAATCAGGATCAGGGATACCTGCGCATTGGAAGCGCCGGTAACCATGTTACGGGTATATTCAATATGGCCGGGCGTATCGGCAATGATATATTTGCGGGTAGGGGTGGAGAAGTAGATGTGGGCCACATCTATGGTGATGCCCTGCTCACGTTCTGCAACCAGTCCGTCTGTCAGCAGTGACAGATCGGTGAAGTCGAGCCCCTTGCGCTTGCTGGCGGCATGGAGTGCTTCCATTTTATCCTGGGGGATAGAGTTGGTATCGTAGAGTAAACGGCCTATTAATGTGCTTTTACCATCGTCCACACTACCGGAAGTGGCTATACGTAAAACCTCCATATTATTTTTAGCTTTTAGCTTTTGGTGGTGAGCTGTGAGCTGTTGACCAAAAAAGTTAGTTCGAATGTGTTAATATTTGCTTTGCGGGCAGTACTAAAAGTATCCTGCCTGCTTTCTCTTTTCCATGGCGGCTTCTGACCGTTTATCATCGATACGTGCGCCACGTTCGGAGATCTTTGCTTCCATAATTTCGGCAATGATATCTTCCAGTTTATCGGCTTCAGAAAGCACGGCTGCTGTACAGGTCATATCACCTACAGTACGGAAACGTACTGTCTGGCGGTAAGGCACTTCTTCAGCGGTGGTATTGAGAAAGGGAGAGTAAGGCCAGTAAAGACCGTCACGCTCAATGATTTCTCTTTCGTGTGCGAAATAAATAGATGGAATCTCCAGTTTTTCCCGACGGATATAATTCCATACATCCAGTTCTGTCCAGTTGGAGATAGGGAATACCCGCACGTTTTCGCCTATGTTAATTTTCCCGTTGAGCAGGTCAAACAGTTCAGGGCGTTGCATTTTGGCGTTCCATTGGCCAAATTCATCGCGTACGGAAAATATTCTTTCCTTGGCACGTGCCTTTTCTTCATCGCGGCGCGCGCCACCGATGCAGGCATCAAATTTACCTTCTTCAATAGCATCCAGCAGGGTTACTGTTTGCAGGGCGTTACGGCTGGCGTATTTCCCTGTTTCTTCCTGTACTTTGCCCTGGTTGATGCTGTCCTGTACGTTTCTTACGATAATATCCAGACCGAGTGAGCTTACCAGCTGGTCGCGGAATGAAATGGTTTCCGGAAAGTTATGGCCGGTATCCACGTGTAGTAAGGAGAAAGGGATCTTACCGGGATAAAAAGCTTTTTGTGCAAGTCTGACAAGGGTAATAGAATCTTTACCACCGGAAAACAGGAGTACCGGTTTCTCAAACTGGGCAGCTGTTTCCCGAAGAATATATATTGCTTCATCTTCCAGTGCCTGCGGAAATTCCCAATTTATTGTATTAGTCATAGACCAGAAATAGTTTAATGATTAGAAGTGATTATTATCCGTGCAGGCCGCATTCTTTCTGCGACTGTTCCCACCACCACCGGCCGGCGCGCGGATGCTCTCCCGGTTCGATGGCTCGTGTACAGGGTGCACAGCCAATGCTCACGAAGCCTTTGTCGTGCAGTTTGTTATAAGGCACGTTGTGTTTGGCCAGATAATCGAGCACTTCATCATAGCCCCAATGGATAAGCGGATTATATTTATAGAGACGCCGTTGCTCGTCCCATTCCAACGCCTGCATGTCGTGGCGGTTGTCGGATTGTTCAGCACGCAGCCCGGTGATCCAGACTTTCACGCCTTCGAGCGCCCTGTTCAGCGGCACTATCTTACGGATGCCACAGCACTCTTTACGGTTTTCTACAGATTCATAAAAGCTGTTGGGCCCCTTTGCGGCCACCAGTTTCTCTACAGCAGCTGTTTCGGGAAAAAATACTTCCACAGGTTGTTTGTAGCGGGCCATGGTGAGGTCCATCAGGTCGTACGTTTCCTGGAACAGTCGGCCTGTATCCAGGGTAAAAACTCTAACGGGCAAATGATTACGCCAGATAATGTCTGCGATTACCTGGTCTTCCTGGCCAAAAGAGGTGGAAAACGCTACACCTCCCGGATATTGCTCCAGCAGATATTGTATTGCTTCCTCTACCGGCTTGTTGACCAGCGCGGTGGTAATGTCTGTCATGTAAATCTTCCTTAAAGTTGATATGCCTAAGTGCCAGGGGTAATTTTACTTACTCCATTAACAAAATTACATAAAACCTATAAAAAAGATAGACTAATAAGGTAAAAAATTATTCCTTTTATGCCAATAGGGCTATGGTGGCGGAAATGATTTTTATTTAACCCGGTCGGTATTAGTGAAAATGATAATTTCATGCCGGTATTTCATCCGTAGCGGGTCAAATCAGCCAGCGCGGCATTCCGTAAAACACAATATGCCCCCGGAGGGGCATCAATCAGTATATCCGGGTTTGACCGGGTTTAATAGTAGAGAAAACCCGTAATCTATGTAGGCTAATTACGGGTTAAAATGTCTTTCAGTGTTTTGGTTTCCAATAATTTCAGGGTAGCATCCCTTACTTTGCTCATTACCTCATTGAGGCCGCAGATAGCTTCATCACGGCAGTTTTCGCAACGCTCGTAATAGTTCAGGCTCACACAGGGGAGCAGCGCAATAGGCCCATCCAGCAAACGAATGATCTTTGCGAGCGCAATTTCCTTCGGGGGTTTCATGAGATAATAGCCACCACCTTTTCCTTTTTTACTACCGAGAATACCTGCATTTTTCAATTCCAGCAAGATGTTTTCGAGGAATTTAATAGAGATATTCTTTTCTTGTGCAATCTCAGAAATCAGGATGGGACCCTTATCCACATTTTCCGCCAGGTGAATCAATGCGTGAAAAGCATACTGTGTTTTTTTTGATAACATACTCACTTGTTTGCATCCCTCCCGGATGTATATTGGTGCTGGTGAACATTTTTGACTGAGCAAATATAAGCTGTTCCTGCGTCTTTTGGATACATGGCTGTAAATGCAGGTTTGTTAAACCGGGCCTCCTTTCCGGGTGCCCGGGGAACTCCTTTTTCAGTGATTTGGTAATTTAAAGGTTTAGTACGTCTTTCATCGTAAATACACCCGCCTTGCCTTTCAGCCATTCCGCCGCTGTTACGGCTCCTGCGGCAAATCCTTCGCGGGAATGCGCCGTATGGGTAATGCTGATATCATCGATACCGGAAGTATAAGTGACGCTATGTGTGCCTGGCGCCGGATCTATGCGTTTGGAAATAATGGATAATACATCCGGTTGCCCGCTTTCTTCATTTACCCAACCTGTTTTACGGGTAACCGTTGCCAGCAGCTGTTCTGCCAGTGTGAGCGCCGTTCCGCTGGGGGCATCTTTCTTTTGTGTATGATGAATTTCTTCCATCGATACATCATATTGTGGCTGTGTGGCCATCAGGGCCGCCAGCTTCTTATTTACTTCAAAAAAGATATTCACACCTATGCTGAAATTGGTAGCATGCAAAAAGGCATGATGTTTTTCTTCGCACAGGGCTTTGATTTCCGGCAGTTTATCCAGCCAGCCTGTGGTACCGCATACTACGGGCACATTGGCTTCAAAGCATTTCAGTACGTTATGATAGGCTGTTTCAGGTGTTGTAAACTCAATCGCTACATCTGCCTGACCCAGGAGTTCCCTGGTGAGCAGGTGCTGGCTGTTGACATCCACCCGGAGTACTATTTCATGACCTTTAGCCGTGGCAATGGCGTCTATAGCCTTTCCCATTTTACCATATCCGATAAGCGCAATTTTCATAACCCTTACTTGTTATATTTTATGTTGATGGAGATTTAATTTAGCGACCGGCGTAAAAGGAACTGTTGCTCCTGCTCTTTTTACCACCGAGTAAAATATTAACACCAATGCCCAGGGTGCGGTTGTTGATCAATGTAGGCGAAATCCGGATACTGAGGTCATCAGACATATCAAAGGTACGCAGATGTGCGAATACAGTGGCGTCCGCGATGTTCAGCCCATAAGCCAGTACAAAGAAAAGTACGGAATAATCCAGGTTCTGACGGTAATAGTCCCTGTAAACTTTCAGTGATTCCGGATTCTGGATCGTTTTCTCAAACTCGTCGTGCGTATCAGGATTTCCGTCTACCCGCAACCGGTAGGCATCCCGGTAGGTTTTGTACTCACTCATGTTAAAAACAAAGAAGTAGGTACAGGTACCTAATGCGGCGTATACCAAAGGCATCTTCCAGTATTCCCGGTTATAAGCCTGTCCGAGGCCCGGAAGTACAGCCGAATAAAGGGCCGCCTTGCGCGGACTGTGTGGTGGCGGGGCGTCCAGGGCAATACGACTGCTGTCTGCTGCCTTTTGTGCCTTTTTGCCAACGGTATCAGTGCCGGGGGCAGGTATTGGCCGGATCAGCGTATCCATTGTTTTGGCAATGGGCCGTAAGGTATCCTGTGCCTGCACCATAGCAGGGATCAGTATTACCAGCAATACCAGGAAAGAGTTATGAAATAAATGAAAAATATTTCCAGCCTTGTTAGCCACCGTATATATCTATTTTTTCGAGAATACTATCCAGTTCTTCATCTGAATAGAATTCAATCACAATATTGCCCTTGCCATTCTTACCCCTGTCCAGCTTCACTTTGGTAGCGAAGTGAGAGGCCAGGTTATCCTGAATTTTCTGATATGCCGGTGGCAGTTTGAGTTTAGCCGCTTTCTGATGATTGCCTTTATCTGCCTGATTGATCCGGCGGGCCAGTTCTTCGGTTTGTCTTACTGACAAGCCGTTCTGCAATATTTCATTATAGAGGAAAAGCTGGTTTTCCACATTTTCAACACCAGTCAGTACACGGGCATGACCCATACTGAGTTGTCCGTTGCGCACTGCCACCTGGATATCAGGGGGGAGTTTCAGCAAACGGATATAGTTGGTGACGGTACTTCTTTCTTTGCCCATGCGTTCGGCTACCTGCTCCTGTGTGAGGGTGCATTCGTCCATTAAACGCTTGTAACTGAGTCCAACCTCAATGGCGTTGAGGTTTTCCCGTTGCAGGTTTTCCAGCAACGCCAATTCCAGCAGTTCCTGGTCATTTACCTGGCGGATATAAGCCGGGATATCTTTCAGCCCGGCCATTTTACTGGCGCGCAAGCGTCTTTCACCGGCAACAAGCTGGTATTTTTTGTTGCTGATTTTTGCAATGGTGATGGGCTGGATCACATCATGCAGCCGGATAGACTGGCTCAGCTCCTGTAATGAAACCTCATCAAAGTCACGACGCGGCTGTTTCGGATTGGTTACAATCTGATCCAGCGGGATGCGTTCAATACCAATAGCAGCAGGTACTACCTTGTCGCCCAGGGCGCCGGCAGTTTGCTTCAGATCAGTGTCTATGTTTTGCAGCAGCGAGCGGATGCCTTTACCCAACGCCTCTTTCTTACTTGGATTGGTCATCGTTGATAGCTAAGATTTTGTCTTTGGATTTAATTTGGGTGTAATTATGTTTTTGCAGAATTTCTTTTGCCAGGTTCAGGTAGTTGATAGCTCCTGTGCTGGCCGCATCGTACATAATGACAGATTTACCGAAGCTCGGCGCCTCTCCCAGTTTCGTATTCCGGTGTATGATCGTGTTAAATACGCTTTCCTCGAAATGCTGTTTTACTTCATCCACAACCTGGTTGCTCAGGCGTAGACGGCCATCATACATGGTCATTAAGATGCCTTCAATTTCCAGTTCTATATTCAGTCTGCTCTGCACAATTTTGATGGTATTGAGCAATTTACCCAATCCTTCCAATGCAAAAAACTCACACTGCACCGGGATAATAACAGAGTTGGATGCCACCAGGGCATTTACCGTGATCAGTCCAAGTGAAGGAGAGCAGTCTACTATAACAAAATCGTAATCATCTTTCACGGAATCCACTACCTGCTTCATCACCCTTTCCCTGCTGGGATGGTTGATCAGTTCCAGTTCTGCACCTACCAGGTCGATATGGGAGGGCAGCACTTTCAGATAAGGGGTATCAGATTCCAGTATCACGTCTTTGGCCTGAACATCGTTTACCATACAGTCATAGAGGCTCTGCTGCACATTGCGCAGGTCATAACCCAGTCCTGTGGTACTGTTTGCCTGTGGGTCGGCGTCTACAAGGAGTGTTTTAAATTCCAGCACAGCCAGGCTGCTTGCCAGGTTTATTGCACTTGTAGTTTTTCCTACGCCACCTTTCTGATTGGCGATTGCGATTACTCTAGCCATTGTGTAATTTAAAATTCAAAAGGGTTATTTATAGGATAAAGGATTGAACAGCCATGATCACCTCTTCCTCAAACCTCAATAGTACTTCCGATTTCAGGTAGCATCAGTTCCAGACCGGCCTCATCAAATTGCCGCATAGCTTCTTGCTTGTCTATCTTAACGTACCCGAACGTATCGTAGTGTACGCCAATTATTTTTTCACATTCTATCAATTCTGCCGCCGCTATTGCATCTTCAATACCCATGGTGAAATTATCACCAATAGGCAACACGGCAAAATCCAGTGTTGCAATAGCCGGTACCAGCTCCATATCAAAAGTAAGTGCGGTATCGCCGCTATAGTAGAAGTTACCCTCTTCTGTCACAAATACAAATCCCATCGGGTTACCCCCGTAACTGCCATCCTGGAAACTGCTGGAATGTTGCGCTACAACACATTTTACGGTGCCAAAGTCAAACTTCCATTTGCCGCCGGTATTCATGGGGTGTAATTTCTCAAGCCCCTGTTTACCAGCCCATACCACAATTTCATAATTCGAAACTACGGTAGCATTCGTCCTTTTCGCCAGGTCTACCAGATCTGCCGTATGATCATCATGGGCATGGGAAACAAAAATATAATCCGCCGTTATGGCATTGATATCCACCCCTTTGGCCAGCTCATTAGGGGTAATAAAAGGATCAAAAAGAATCTTTTTACCCTTGATTTCTACTGCAAAACAGGAATGCCCGTAATTTGTGTACTTCATGGTCCAAACTTCTTTGCTGATATTAATTCCTCTTTATAATTAAATGTAGCCCGAATCGGACAAAAATACAACGATTAGATAGAAATCGGTCGCTGTAGTATATTTATTTATTCACAAACTATTCCGGCCGGGGGAAAACAGACCGGAAATGAGCTTCAGTATGGCATGATAAGAATACCAAAGGAATATTTTCTGCAATCGCGGGAAATACTACAATTTATCTGTTTTTTGATCGTCTGCATCACAGGCACTATCGGGTTTTAACATTTTCTACCCGATAAGATGTGTTAAATTGCTGTTTCATTTTATATCTATATTAAATTTTAGTAATGCGACCCGGATTAAATTCCA
The Chitinophaga sp. MM2321 DNA segment above includes these coding regions:
- a CDS encoding NAD-dependent epimerase/dehydratase family protein, producing the protein MKKDKILVIGACGQIGVELTLALRKMYGDAGVLASDLREEHDLLKGTGPYVSLDVMNKEMLHVLVIRHNITQIYLLAAILSATGEKNPLLAWHINMQSLLNVLDIAKEENLDKIYWPSSIAVFGPNSPLQDTPQHTIIEPTTIYGISKFAGERWCEYYNNRYGVDVRSLRYPGLISYKSAPGGGTTDYAIEIFHEAKENQHYTSFLAENTYLPMMYMPDAIRATIELMEADASKISVRSAYNLSAMSFSPKEIAAEIKQHMPAFTISYEPDYRQQIADGWPDSMDDSLARTDWGWKPEYDLVKMTEDMMKNI
- a CDS encoding phosphoadenylyl-sulfate reductase; amino-acid sequence: MTDITTALVNKPVEEAIQYLLEQYPGGVAFSTSFGQEDQVIADIIWRNHLPVRVFTLDTGRLFQETYDLMDLTMARYKQPVEVFFPETAAVEKLVAAKGPNSFYESVENRKECCGIRKIVPLNRALEGVKVWITGLRAEQSDNRHDMQALEWDEQRRLYKYNPLIHWGYDEVLDYLAKHNVPYNKLHDKGFVSIGCAPCTRAIEPGEHPRAGRWWWEQSQKECGLHG
- a CDS encoding GTP-binding protein, whose product is MEVLRIATSGSVDDGKSTLIGRLLYDTNSIPQDKMEALHAASKRKGLDFTDLSLLTDGLVAEREQGITIDVAHIYFSTPTRKYIIADTPGHIEYTRNMVTGASNAQVSLILIDARRGIVEQTHRHFFIANLLRIPYLLVCVNKMDLVEYSEARFNQIMEDFQQLLDNAAFKGQEIKFIPISSLYGENVASRTGAINWYKGDTLLEYLERITFDHEDRNHPARFPIQSVIRPRTTEHHDFRGFAGKVASGHFTVGDEVISLPSGQKSKIKTIEQFESQLTVANARESVIITLEDEIDSSRGNMLVKTNELPEQRKEIAAYICWMDQQKLTTGKTYLLQHGINRVKAKVQQIQFVTDVTNHLQTADKNEMSLNDIGKISIKTAQPVFADSYHENPANGAFILIDEFNNTTVAVGFID
- a CDS encoding aconitate hydratase — protein: MVFDIDMIKKVYAALPGKVEATRKMLGRPLTLAEKILYAHLYAPTTTPYERGKSYVEFAPDRVAMQDATAQMALLQFMTCGRDRVAVPSTVHCDHLIQAKVGATQDLATAIDTNKEVYDFLSSISDKYGIGFWKPGAGIIHQVVLENYAFPGGMMIGTDSHTPNAGGLGMVAIGVGGADAVDVMAGLPWELKMPKLIGVKLTGKMSGWTSAKDIILKVAGILTVKGGTGAIVEYFGEGADSLSATGKGTICNMGAEIGATCSLFGYDSKMADYLKVTSRAEVAALADTVKDHLRPDAEIYTDPAKYYDQVIEIDLNELEPHVNGPFTPDLAWPISKFAQAVKENNWPEKLEVALIGSCTNSSYEDISRAASLAKQAIDKQLDMKSEFTITPGSELVRFTIERDGLLSTFDQVGGVVLANACGPCIGQWARHIDDPTRKNSIITSFNRNFAKRNDGNASTHAFVASPEIVTALAIAGSITFNPLKDKLKNKNGEEVMLDEPTGFELPTKGFAVEDAGYQAPAADGSKVQVKVSETSDRLQLLAPFAAWEGIDLKGLKLLIKAKGKCTTDHISMAGPWLKYRGHLDNISNNMLIGAINAFNDKSDTVKNALTGEYGAVPATMRDYKAKGFGAVVIGDENYGEGSSREHAAMEPRHLGVRAILVKSFARIHETNLKKQGMLGLTFADKEDYEKVQEDDTIDINGLTDFAPGKQLSIVLHHKDGSTDEFAVNHTYNQQQIEWFKAGGALNVIRAEAAKK
- a CDS encoding PspC domain-containing protein; the encoded protein is MNRIKDFVEWKAFGVCAAIGDKLGVATSRIRLFFIYATFLTMGSPVIVYMILAFWVNMKNYIQNARRNPLRYL
- the kdsA gene encoding 3-deoxy-8-phosphooctulonate synthase, which produces MKHLKSLFKEQYNPDNFFLIAGPCVIEEEEILTTVAEKVSAICKRLAIPYIFKASYRKANRTSVHSFTGIGDVEGLELLQNVGKAFNVPVTSDIHSAAEAAMAAAYVDVLQIPAFLCRQTDILIAAAETGKVVNVKKGQFLSGESMKFAVEKIKGAGNDHIILTERGTTFGYQDLVVDYRNIPIMKHLGEPVVMDCTHSLQQPNQTSGVTGGNPQMISTIAQAAIATGADGLFIETHPDPSKAKSDGANMLRLDLLEELLEKLVAIRKVVKSF
- the cysD gene encoding sulfate adenylyltransferase subunit CysD, translating into MTNTINWEFPQALEDEAIYILRETAAQFEKPVLLFSGGKDSITLVRLAQKAFYPGKIPFSLLHVDTGHNFPETISFRDQLVSSLGLDIIVRNVQDSINQGKVQEETGKYASRNALQTVTLLDAIEEGKFDACIGGARRDEEKARAKERIFSVRDEFGQWNAKMQRPELFDLLNGKINIGENVRVFPISNWTELDVWNYIRREKLEIPSIYFAHEREIIERDGLYWPYSPFLNTTAEEVPYRQTVRFRTVGDMTCTAAVLSEADKLEDIIAEIMEAKISERGARIDDKRSEAAMEKRKQAGYF